The sequence CGACATTCCGCAGGTGGTCGAGGGCGTCTGGGGCACCCCGGCGCCGGTGATGGACCGCCCGGTGATCGACAAGTCCTGGGACTACGCGCTCTCCATGACCTTCGACACCATCGCGGAGCAGGACATCTATCAGGAAGACGCCGACCACCACGTGTTCATCGACACGTTCAAGGACACCTGGGCGCGCGTGCAGGTGATGGACATCCAGCCGCATTGATTCAAACAGGCCGGGCCTCCTTGGGGGAGGCCCGGTGGCCATTGTAGCCGGAAGCTCCGCTTTCGAATCGTCTCCGCCAGCTCCAGTTGGCGGTGGCGGGGAGGCCAAACGATCTCCCCCCCCGAAGAGGGAAAGCTGGAGCTTCCCCCTACATTCTGAAAGCAGGGCTTTCAGCTACATTCATGCCCGGAACGGCAGGTCGCGGGAGACTTCGCGGCCCTTGCCTTCGATGACGAGGCGGTCCGGGTGGACGGTGACGATGGCCCAGGCATTGACACCGGGGCGCTGGAGGATCGAGCGGAAGGTGATGAAGTGGATGCCCTCGTGGAGGGCGTAGTCGCCATCGTGGTTGTGGCCGTTGAGCCAGGCCTTCACGCAGCGGTGTTTCACCAGCAGGTCGAGCAACGGCTTGTGCTGCCAGAGCTGGTGGGAATCCGCGGGGAGGATCGGGTGGTGGGCGCAGACGAGCACGGTTTCACCGGCGGCGGTGGCACCCTCCAGCTCGCGCTCCAGCCAATCGAGCTGGACGTTGTCCACGCCGCCGTTCCACGGCTGGGCACCGGGTTCGCCGGCGGCCTTGGTGGCCTGGAAGACGGCTTCGGAGGCCTTCGCGCCCTTGCTGTCAGCGGGGTACTTGTAGAGCGAGCGGCCGTTGGTATC comes from Luteolibacter sp. LG18 and encodes:
- a CDS encoding Dabb family protein, which codes for MAIEHHVYFWLKDEYKGEAERAAFEAGLEKLFDIPQVVEGVWGTPAPVMDRPVIDKSWDYALSMTFDTIAEQDIYQEDADHHVFIDTFKDTWARVQVMDIQPH
- a CDS encoding metallophosphoesterase produces the protein MKRRHFITSTLAGSLAVPALAAEAPAASGPLTFGLITDAQYTDAEPQGERHYRTTPEKLKAAVEDLAARKLPFTFHLGDFIDRDFKSFATLLPLLEPLGHPVYHLLGNHDYSITDAEKSRVVQTLGMPHDYYSFRRGKIRFIVLDTNGRSLYKYPADSKGAKASEAVFQATKAAGEPGAQPWNGGVDNVQLDWLERELEGATAAGETVLVCAHHPILPADSHQLWQHKPLLDLLVKHRCVKAWLNGHNHDGDYALHEGIHFITFRSILQRPGVNAWAIVTVHPDRLVIEGKGREVSRDLPFRA